One genomic region from Haloprofundus salinisoli encodes:
- a CDS encoding FkbM family methyltransferase: MRSDVRYVLRHPFYGLRYALFSAYYAVSGFNHRHELYASRKHAGPASFRSYELSDKHVDDVLLGRLLRACEPGDVVYDVGANTGVYSLAVAAVEPTARVVAFEPNPDVAAQLRTNVDRNGFGDRVAVREEGVGEETETRRFHRSTYDELGSFDARNAGAWEASVRDEIDVRVVALDDIASGELPAPDHLKVDVEGYGLEVLRGARETLRSARPTVYFEPHTEGGEDRTDEIASLLRSLGYRIRVRPGAWLCIPTAAEAAETVD, translated from the coding sequence ATGAGAAGCGACGTTCGGTACGTTCTCCGCCATCCGTTCTACGGCCTCCGGTACGCGCTCTTCTCGGCGTACTACGCCGTCTCCGGGTTCAATCACCGCCACGAACTGTACGCGTCCCGAAAGCACGCCGGGCCGGCGAGCTTTCGCAGCTACGAACTCAGCGACAAACACGTCGACGACGTGTTGCTCGGACGGCTCCTCCGCGCCTGCGAACCCGGCGATGTCGTCTACGACGTGGGCGCGAACACCGGCGTCTACTCGCTGGCCGTCGCCGCCGTCGAACCCACAGCGCGGGTCGTCGCCTTCGAACCGAACCCCGACGTAGCCGCGCAGCTCCGGACGAACGTCGACCGAAACGGGTTCGGAGACAGAGTCGCCGTCCGCGAGGAGGGTGTCGGCGAGGAGACCGAAACGCGCCGGTTCCACCGCTCCACGTACGACGAGCTCGGGTCGTTCGACGCCAGAAACGCCGGAGCGTGGGAGGCCAGCGTCCGCGACGAGATCGACGTTCGCGTCGTCGCCCTCGACGACATCGCCAGTGGCGAGCTGCCGGCGCCGGACCACCTCAAAGTCGACGTCGAGGGCTACGGACTGGAGGTGCTTCGGGGCGCGCGCGAGACACTCCGGTCGGCACGTCCCACCGTCTACTTCGAACCGCACACCGAAGGCGGCGAGGACCGGACCGACGAAATCGCGTCGTTGCTTCGGTCGCTCGGCTATCGGATTCGGGTACGGCCCGGGGCGTGGCTCTGCATCCCGACGGCGGCCGAGGCGGCCGAAACGGTCGATTAG
- a CDS encoding tyrosine-type recombinase/integrase translates to MFAVLIDLGLRIAALCSLRVKDFEFEDGASVGEITLNDEALGQKGSGGRTHVATISSGYIRSYLRSEHPRPEEPEAPLFHKIGRHYREDDPSDDGSISPAAFRRRMRRLATNTDIDFEKLHPHNMKHSAVTIWALRGMSDREIEYRAGWARESGQLKRYEHLTGDNVNSQIIDTLGIEHENDDARTVAPIKSCPNCNVSIDSSMRFCPQCGQKIDLEMRPEWFVQYIEEYGEDDDLATTLLNSPSQIVSTPEDLPESHRSRHQDKIEQVVGYSLFGSASPTDTDTAPLTLPYADNETEETTVWVPFGVLEEHGDSLRVKRTSDGLLSLLDNDDNVVETVDPLGIDDT, encoded by the coding sequence ATGTTTGCTGTCCTAATCGATTTAGGTCTCCGAATCGCTGCTCTGTGTTCTCTCAGGGTCAAGGACTTCGAATTCGAGGATGGCGCGAGCGTTGGGGAAATCACATTGAACGACGAAGCCCTCGGTCAGAAAGGAAGCGGTGGTCGTACACATGTCGCGACCATCAGCAGTGGGTACATCCGATCGTATCTCCGATCGGAGCATCCACGCCCAGAGGAGCCTGAGGCTCCCCTTTTTCACAAAATCGGGAGACACTATCGAGAAGATGACCCGAGCGACGACGGGTCCATCAGCCCCGCAGCGTTTCGCCGACGGATGCGTCGGTTAGCGACAAATACCGACATCGATTTTGAGAAACTGCATCCGCACAACATGAAACACTCAGCAGTAACAATCTGGGCACTTCGCGGGATGTCCGACCGGGAAATCGAGTATCGAGCGGGTTGGGCACGCGAGTCTGGGCAGCTCAAACGCTATGAGCACCTTACCGGGGACAATGTCAACAGTCAAATCATCGACACGCTCGGTATTGAACATGAAAACGACGACGCCCGTACTGTCGCACCAATCAAATCTTGTCCAAACTGTAACGTCTCGATTGATTCGAGTATGCGATTCTGTCCGCAGTGTGGTCAAAAAATCGACTTGGAGATGCGCCCAGAATGGTTCGTGCAGTATATTGAGGAGTACGGGGAGGACGATGACCTCGCCACGACTCTGCTCAACAGTCCGTCCCAGATTGTTTCAACGCCCGAAGATCTGCCTGAGTCACATCGAAGCCGTCACCAGGATAAAATCGAACAAGTTGTGGGGTACTCGCTATTCGGATCGGCGAGTCCAACCGACACCGACACCGCACCTCTGACCCTCCCATACGCTGACAACGAGACTGAAGAAACGACGGTTTGGGTTCCATTCGGTGTCCTCGAAGAACACGGTGACTCCCTACGCGTAAAACGCACCAGCGACGGATTACTCTCGCTGCTCGATAACGATGACAATGTTGTCGAGACAGTCGATCCGCTTGGGATTGATGACACGTAA
- a CDS encoding DUF7344 domain-containing protein, which translates to MELLDEVFSLFSTERRRFALYYLKGAESPVSIDELAEKIYEWEENGSCDTIPDDELQKVILSLEHSHLPKLEDATHVEYDRTNEQVRISGLSAEADVILSVSEALEQPSQTNDFVVSQLGKSP; encoded by the coding sequence ATGGAATTACTAGACGAGGTCTTTTCGCTATTCAGCACGGAACGACGACGGTTTGCATTGTACTACCTGAAGGGCGCGGAAAGCCCGGTATCAATCGACGAACTCGCAGAGAAAATCTATGAGTGGGAAGAGAACGGGTCGTGTGACACTATCCCCGACGATGAGCTACAAAAGGTAATTCTCTCGCTAGAACACTCTCACCTTCCGAAACTTGAGGATGCTACACACGTCGAATACGACCGCACCAATGAGCAAGTCCGTATCTCGGGACTGTCAGCAGAGGCTGACGTGATCCTCTCTGTTAGCGAGGCTCTTGAACAACCCTCCCAGACCAACGATTTTGTCGTCTCTCAGCTCGGAAAATCCCCGTGA
- a CDS encoding SPW repeat protein produces MSTNTTDERSRSQSANPDESGKGLSAVIALLGLWMIIQAIMFDITATQFGNDVIIGGLLFAVGAYNYSRRSNERVGSIAAASVAALLGLWLIAAPFMFGADAGFTEATNDLAFWNDVIVGLLAFALGAYSAYEAREERKEAENRRTAT; encoded by the coding sequence ATGAGTACCAATACTACGGACGAGCGGTCGCGCAGTCAGAGCGCGAACCCGGACGAGAGCGGCAAGGGATTATCGGCCGTCATCGCGCTGCTTGGGCTGTGGATGATAATTCAAGCCATCATGTTCGACATCACCGCCACGCAGTTCGGGAACGATGTCATCATTGGCGGCCTCCTGTTTGCCGTCGGCGCGTACAACTACTCCCGTCGATCGAACGAAAGAGTTGGAAGCATCGCTGCCGCTTCAGTCGCTGCGTTGTTGGGCCTGTGGCTCATCGCAGCGCCGTTCATGTTCGGCGCTGACGCGGGGTTCACAGAAGCTACCAACGACTTGGCGTTCTGGAACGACGTCATAGTCGGCCTCCTCGCGTTCGCCCTCGGTGCCTACAGCGCCTATGAGGCACGTGAGGAGCGCAAGGAAGCGGAAAACCGAAGAACTGCAACCTGA
- a CDS encoding trans-sulfuration enzyme family protein — protein MTRHNNQPDRNRFATIAVGAAKTETHPHREGTNDVVPPIHLSTTFEWVSGEDANEHDYSRESNPTRAALEEQLARLEGGEHGLVFASGMAATSTTMLSLVPPGGHVVSSDSIYSGTEKLLTEHMAGHLGVDIDFVDARDADNVADAVNADTDLIWAETPSNPLIRLCDIQTIADIADDHDALFGVDSTFASPYYQAPLERGADVVVHSTTKYLNGHSDSIGGAVITDDKEVFEQLAFAQRVGLGNMLSPFDCYLVARGIKTLPARMEHHEKNAMAVARFLENHDRVVRVHYPGLESHPQHDLASEQMSGYSGMLSFEFDGTLIELEAFIEGLEVFTPGASLGGVESLVEVPSLMIPDEFSRSGDSAEIPETLVRISVGLEDADDLCEDLQTALP, from the coding sequence ATGACACGACACAATAACCAGCCCGACAGAAATCGATTCGCAACCATCGCAGTCGGCGCAGCTAAAACCGAGACGCATCCTCACAGGGAGGGAACGAATGACGTCGTCCCACCGATCCACCTCTCAACTACGTTCGAGTGGGTCAGCGGGGAGGACGCCAATGAACACGACTATTCACGCGAGAGCAATCCGACTCGGGCAGCCCTCGAAGAGCAGTTAGCCCGCCTCGAAGGCGGCGAGCATGGGTTGGTGTTCGCTTCCGGAATGGCCGCCACATCGACGACGATGCTGTCGCTGGTCCCCCCGGGAGGCCACGTCGTCTCCTCGGACTCCATCTATAGCGGAACCGAAAAACTGCTCACGGAACACATGGCCGGACATCTCGGCGTTGACATCGACTTTGTTGACGCCCGTGACGCCGACAACGTCGCCGATGCAGTCAACGCGGACACTGACTTGATCTGGGCAGAAACACCGTCGAACCCCTTGATTAGGTTGTGCGATATCCAAACGATAGCCGACATCGCCGATGACCACGATGCCCTGTTCGGCGTGGACAGTACCTTTGCGAGTCCGTACTACCAAGCCCCACTCGAACGGGGTGCCGACGTCGTCGTTCACAGCACCACCAAGTATCTCAACGGGCACTCCGACTCGATCGGCGGTGCCGTTATCACCGACGACAAGGAGGTTTTCGAGCAATTAGCGTTCGCGCAGCGGGTTGGACTTGGGAATATGCTTTCGCCGTTCGACTGCTACCTCGTTGCGCGAGGCATCAAGACGCTGCCCGCGCGGATGGAACATCACGAGAAGAACGCGATGGCAGTTGCCCGGTTCCTCGAAAACCACGATCGAGTCGTTCGTGTCCACTATCCGGGTCTTGAGAGCCACCCGCAACACGACCTTGCGAGTGAGCAGATGTCAGGGTACAGCGGGATGCTGTCCTTCGAATTCGATGGTACACTCATCGAACTTGAGGCGTTCATCGAGGGACTTGAAGTATTCACGCCGGGAGCAAGTCTCGGTGGGGTTGAGAGCCTTGTTGAGGTGCCGTCACTAATGATCCCCGACGAGTTCAGTCGTAGTGGCGATTCAGCGGAGATTCCCGAGACGCTGGTCCGAATTTCCGTTGGCCTCGAAGACGCCGATGACCTCTGCGAGGATCTTCAGACGGCGCTACCGTAA
- a CDS encoding antibiotic biosynthesis monooxygenase family protein: MYLVTFRLAPGEYDAEFHELNDAIQAAAEDTEGYRGKQTWHAPDSEEILVVYYWESLDAIESFGVDTDHKRAKQRWTEWYDAYEVTVTEVVERYGSGFGDDASPLG; the protein is encoded by the coding sequence ATGTATTTGGTAACGTTCCGCCTCGCTCCCGGTGAGTACGATGCGGAGTTTCATGAGCTGAATGACGCGATACAAGCGGCTGCCGAGGACACGGAGGGATATCGGGGCAAGCAGACGTGGCATGCACCAGATAGTGAGGAGATTCTTGTCGTCTACTACTGGGAGTCGTTGGACGCAATCGAGTCGTTTGGAGTGGATACGGACCACAAACGTGCGAAACAGCGGTGGACGGAGTGGTACGATGCGTATGAGGTCACCGTTACAGAAGTCGTTGAGAGATATGGAAGTGGGTTCGGTGACGATGCGAGCCCACTCGGGTAG
- a CDS encoding PhzF family phenazine biosynthesis protein, translating into MSTNRVHFVDVFAQGKYTGNQLAVVRDASNLSTDEMLAFTRETNFSEATFIESPDTTEAGYDVRIFDPAEEIPFAGHPTLGTAFVIREHLRDDLPEEVVLNLGVGQIPVWVENHDGYETYWMRQIQPTFEDEFSSELFADILGLNTADIDDSHPIRLVSTGLPTVVVPLTSLSAVQRAETQLEPYYNRLIDSYGNLNVLVFSSETAEDNDLHVRVFADCAGVPEDPATGSSNGCLAAYLVEHDYCDTDEIEVTVEQGYEMDRPSHLQLRAAKMPDGIIVEVGGRVIPVLDGKLQ; encoded by the coding sequence ATGTCGACTAACCGAGTTCATTTCGTCGATGTATTCGCTCAAGGGAAGTACACAGGAAACCAACTGGCAGTCGTCCGTGACGCATCGAACTTGTCTACTGATGAGATGCTCGCTTTCACCCGTGAGACAAACTTCTCCGAAGCGACGTTCATCGAATCGCCTGACACGACAGAGGCCGGATACGATGTCCGAATCTTTGACCCCGCTGAGGAGATCCCCTTTGCCGGCCACCCAACACTCGGAACAGCATTCGTAATTCGTGAACACCTCCGAGACGATCTCCCGGAGGAAGTTGTGCTTAATCTCGGCGTCGGCCAGATTCCGGTTTGGGTCGAAAACCACGACGGCTACGAGACCTACTGGATGCGGCAAATTCAGCCGACCTTCGAGGACGAGTTCTCATCGGAACTGTTCGCAGATATTCTCGGTCTCAACACGGCGGATATCGATGACTCCCACCCAATCAGGCTTGTCTCGACGGGTCTTCCCACCGTCGTTGTCCCCTTGACCTCCCTCAGCGCCGTCCAACGAGCCGAGACGCAACTGGAACCGTACTATAATCGGCTCATCGATTCCTACGGCAACTTGAACGTGCTCGTGTTCTCTTCTGAGACGGCTGAGGACAACGACCTGCATGTCCGTGTATTCGCTGACTGCGCTGGCGTCCCAGAAGACCCCGCTACAGGCTCCTCAAACGGTTGCCTCGCCGCCTATCTCGTCGAGCACGACTACTGTGACACGGACGAGATTGAGGTCACCGTTGAACAGGGCTACGAGATGGATCGCCCCTCACACCTCCAACTTCGAGCAGCGAAAATGCCAGATGGTATTATTGTCGAAGTCGGAGGGCGCGTGATTCCGGTCTTAGATGGGAAACTCCAATGA
- a CDS encoding four-helix bundle copper-binding protein, translated as MALTQIDHVEGTMEECIDNCLEAVQACEWCADECAGEGEEMAECLRLCRDVADLASLNARFMVRNSNYSTQLAEATAGAAEECAEECKRHDAEHCQVCAKVLRECAESCREMASS; from the coding sequence ATGGCGCTAACTCAGATCGACCACGTAGAGGGGACGATGGAAGAGTGCATTGACAACTGTCTCGAAGCCGTGCAGGCGTGTGAATGGTGTGCGGATGAGTGTGCAGGTGAAGGCGAAGAGATGGCAGAATGCCTGCGGCTCTGCCGTGACGTTGCAGACCTTGCGTCACTCAATGCACGGTTCATGGTCCGTAACTCGAACTACAGTACGCAACTTGCTGAGGCCACTGCCGGGGCTGCCGAGGAGTGTGCTGAAGAGTGCAAGCGTCACGACGCCGAACACTGTCAGGTTTGTGCGAAGGTTCTGCGCGAATGCGCTGAATCCTGCCGCGAAATGGCTTCCTCCTAA
- a CDS encoding SPW repeat domain-containing protein, translating into MESPTKWTVAVTAVLGLWLFVAPSVLGAPVVSQWNNVVVGSVILVISGYNYSREQRREMLDRRAAAVNGLLGGWLLVAPFVFGVPGLFLWNNVIVGIGVTSLALYNIYAAPRVRRVNTQTYPEDA; encoded by the coding sequence ATGGAATCCCCAACAAAGTGGACGGTGGCGGTGACCGCAGTTCTAGGGCTCTGGTTGTTCGTTGCCCCATCTGTCCTCGGAGCACCAGTCGTGAGCCAGTGGAATAATGTCGTCGTCGGTAGTGTCATCTTGGTCATTTCAGGCTACAACTACTCTCGAGAGCAGAGACGAGAAATGCTCGATAGACGTGCAGCAGCCGTTAACGGTCTGCTCGGGGGGTGGTTGCTCGTTGCTCCGTTTGTATTCGGGGTTCCTGGTCTTTTCTTATGGAACAACGTCATTGTCGGGATTGGAGTTACCTCGCTCGCGTTGTACAACATCTATGCTGCACCTCGTGTCCGGAGAGTGAATACGCAGACATACCCTGAGGACGCATAG